The Phycisphaerales bacterium AB-hyl4 genome contains a region encoding:
- a CDS encoding aminotransferase class V-fold PLP-dependent enzyme, which produces MSHDSSQLAACPGSDVFPILDEMAFFNHAGVAPISGPAADALAQYAARAASHAYVDSGWYRRVREVKRAAATLINARGEHEIAFVPNTTAGLAQVVYGLNWQRGDNVVITNVEYPANRYPWQDIQQRLGVDLIEVPQQPDGRIDVDDVLDAITDRTRVVSLSHVQFASGHRIDLKPISDTLHQLPSGRGYLCVDAIQSVGVLPVDVQAMGIDFLSADGHKWMLGPEGCGIFYCHEDLAPLLRPTIVGWMCMVDAQNFGDYRFELLPDARRFEPGSYNIPGIYALGASIDLLLETGIDKVWARIESLTARLCERLPEKGYRVFSPRDHADERSGIVIFEPTDDAKPPLPQIVTQLQQQGIVIALREGRLRASPHYYNRLEQIDRLIDALP; this is translated from the coding sequence ATGAGCCATGATTCTTCCCAACTTGCTGCCTGCCCCGGCTCGGACGTGTTTCCGATCCTCGACGAAATGGCCTTCTTCAACCACGCCGGCGTCGCGCCCATCTCCGGACCTGCCGCCGACGCGCTCGCTCAATACGCCGCCCGCGCCGCCAGTCACGCCTACGTCGACTCAGGCTGGTACCGTCGTGTCCGGGAGGTCAAACGTGCCGCCGCGACACTCATCAACGCACGCGGCGAGCATGAAATTGCCTTCGTCCCCAACACCACCGCCGGCCTCGCTCAGGTCGTCTACGGCCTGAACTGGCAACGCGGCGACAATGTCGTCATCACCAACGTCGAATACCCCGCCAACCGCTACCCCTGGCAAGACATCCAACAGCGGCTCGGGGTCGACCTGATCGAAGTGCCCCAGCAACCCGACGGCCGCATCGACGTCGACGATGTGCTCGACGCGATCACCGACCGCACGCGCGTGGTCAGCCTCTCACACGTTCAGTTCGCCTCCGGCCATCGCATCGACCTCAAGCCCATCAGCGACACGTTGCATCAACTGCCCAGCGGCCGAGGCTACCTCTGCGTCGATGCGATTCAAAGCGTCGGCGTGCTGCCGGTCGACGTGCAGGCGATGGGCATCGACTTCCTCTCCGCAGACGGTCATAAGTGGATGCTCGGCCCGGAAGGTTGCGGCATCTTCTACTGCCATGAAGACCTCGCCCCCCTGCTGCGCCCGACCATCGTCGGCTGGATGTGCATGGTCGATGCGCAAAACTTCGGCGACTATCGCTTCGAACTGCTGCCCGACGCGCGACGCTTCGAGCCCGGCAGCTACAACATCCCCGGCATCTACGCGCTGGGCGCGAGCATTGACCTGCTGTTGGAAACCGGCATCGACAAGGTCTGGGCACGCATCGAATCGCTCACCGCCCGCCTATGCGAACGTCTGCCGGAGAAAGGCTACCGCGTCTTCAGCCCGCGCGACCATGCGGACGAGCGCAGCGGCATCGTCATCTTCGAGCCGACGGATGATGCCAAGCCCCCCCTGCCGCAGATCGTGACGCAGTTGCAGCAGCAAGGCATCGTGATTGCGCTGCGCGAAGGCCGACTGCGTGCGAGCCCGCACTACTACAATCGGCTTGAGCAGATCGATCGACTGATCGACGCGCTGCCGTGA
- a CDS encoding nitroreductase family protein: MDKPAKPNHEILDVLSRRWSPRAFDSRPVEQDKLLRLFEAARWSASSFNEQPWRFIVGTKDDPEQYEKVLSCLVEFNASWASGAPVVMLGLTKKTFTRGGKFNRVHQHDLGLAMGNLSAQATAEGLFLHQMAGIEPDRVREVFNVPEDFEPQTGCAIGYGGDPQSLPEKMRDDEVAPRTRKAFDEFIFGEAFGKPSPLVQR, translated from the coding sequence ATGGACAAGCCAGCTAAGCCGAACCATGAGATACTCGATGTGCTTTCGCGACGATGGAGCCCACGAGCGTTCGATAGCCGACCGGTAGAGCAAGACAAACTGCTCCGCCTGTTTGAAGCGGCGCGGTGGTCGGCCTCGTCGTTCAACGAACAACCCTGGCGGTTTATCGTCGGCACGAAAGACGACCCCGAACAGTATGAGAAAGTGCTCAGTTGCCTCGTCGAGTTCAACGCGAGCTGGGCCAGCGGCGCGCCCGTCGTGATGCTCGGTCTGACGAAAAAGACGTTCACGCGAGGCGGCAAGTTCAACCGGGTGCATCAACATGACCTGGGCCTGGCGATGGGCAACCTTTCCGCGCAAGCGACGGCGGAAGGGCTGTTCCTCCACCAGATGGCGGGCATCGAGCCCGACCGCGTACGCGAGGTGTTCAACGTGCCGGAAGACTTCGAGCCACAGACCGGCTGCGCGATCGGCTACGGCGGCGATCCGCAATCCCTGCCCGAAAAGATGCGCGACGACGAAGTCGCCCCACGCACACGCAAGGCGTTCGACGAGTTCATCTTCGGCGAGGCGTTCGGCAAGCCGTCGCCGCTGGTGCAGCGATGA
- a CDS encoding tetratricopeptide repeat protein, whose amino-acid sequence MQFTVARMGRPGLRRWVLAWILSFCVVMPAAAHPGGHAGMEPGPPDDEEIYPPGDLATEHQQGPALSEQIERAPLVDRLLDDPIISDEERRQLKIFHGRWDDLPDEDELTPDERASLAVQRFELNHPSLADEQVEPMLRARAALHRGEPSRVIELLEEADSVQAAVLRAQAHEQRGELNRATNVLRAWQERAPQQFDDPAEQTAAARALVMLAQLEGRPARDYQVAMNQLADARQRLDPLYWPAHLTEAELLMEKDNRPDAVEALLETLALNPRSSEAWYRLGRMSARGFNFDGANEAIDALRQTNDEHLLADLLEVHMRLVQREPHTARETLHAALERYPEQRELIALAVAVESMAYDDDATAEAMARHDELSPGSPLGPLLAGEYLSLARQYDMSERMLREALNRQSNATAPRIELGLMLMQAGDIDAARRELALVTRMDPFNRRANNTLQLAEELLQYETIETDHFIIRYKQGIDEVLARDMPERLEQIHEELVALYGHAPDRKTQIDIMPDEQWFGVRITGMPEIWTIGAATGPVISITPPREGARQRGTFDWPNVLRHEYVHTLNLSQTNNRVPHWFTEACAVAEEYVERNYSTAQLLAWALHEDELFTLETINWGFVRPRTPRDRPLAYAQAHWMHEFIVHRFGHDAIVDMLNLHAKGVEDVPAIEQVTGLDGDGFMSAFRQWAHDQVRQWGLAQHDTSERLRDILAGRSEPESSDELSELLDEHPRHPELLLMLAHRAIDSGDPAAARRAVMRYADARPVDPWSYRMLVELSLELGRDDEAVAALTYLDQQELQHGRWAHQLAQIHRRMGNLDTAGRSAERALQREPYNGTYRELAATIHMQRGDMQQALHHLQGLALLEPTRATHQVRLAALYARVGDGEASRRAAEKAREIDPASPVDRFLESDD is encoded by the coding sequence ATGCAGTTTACCGTAGCACGGATGGGTCGCCCCGGTTTACGCCGGTGGGTGCTGGCGTGGATCTTGTCGTTTTGCGTGGTCATGCCCGCGGCGGCCCACCCGGGCGGGCATGCGGGGATGGAGCCCGGCCCGCCGGACGACGAGGAAATCTACCCGCCGGGCGATCTCGCGACCGAGCATCAACAAGGGCCCGCGCTGAGCGAGCAGATCGAGCGTGCGCCACTGGTCGACCGCCTGCTCGATGATCCGATCATCAGCGACGAGGAACGTCGGCAGCTCAAGATTTTCCACGGCCGATGGGACGACCTGCCCGACGAAGACGAGCTTACCCCGGACGAACGGGCGTCGCTTGCGGTGCAACGGTTTGAGTTGAACCACCCCAGCCTGGCCGACGAGCAGGTGGAGCCGATGCTGCGAGCGCGGGCGGCGCTGCATCGCGGCGAGCCCTCGCGGGTGATCGAACTGCTCGAAGAAGCGGACAGCGTGCAGGCGGCGGTGCTGCGTGCCCAGGCGCACGAGCAGCGCGGCGAGCTGAACCGTGCGACGAACGTGTTGCGCGCGTGGCAGGAGCGTGCACCGCAGCAGTTTGACGACCCGGCGGAGCAGACCGCGGCGGCGCGGGCGCTGGTGATGCTCGCGCAGCTGGAAGGTCGGCCGGCCCGCGATTACCAGGTGGCGATGAACCAGCTCGCCGACGCTCGGCAGCGGTTGGACCCGCTGTACTGGCCCGCTCATCTGACCGAGGCCGAGCTGCTGATGGAAAAGGACAACCGGCCCGACGCGGTCGAAGCGCTGCTTGAAACGCTCGCGCTGAACCCGCGCAGCAGTGAAGCGTGGTATCGGCTTGGGCGGATGTCAGCACGCGGCTTCAATTTCGATGGTGCGAACGAAGCGATCGACGCGCTGCGTCAGACCAACGATGAACATCTGCTTGCCGACCTGCTGGAAGTGCACATGCGCCTCGTGCAGCGCGAGCCGCATACGGCCCGCGAAACGCTGCACGCCGCGCTCGAACGCTACCCGGAGCAGCGGGAGCTGATCGCGCTGGCGGTGGCGGTCGAGTCGATGGCGTACGACGACGATGCGACCGCCGAAGCGATGGCGCGGCATGACGAGCTGTCGCCCGGCTCGCCGCTGGGCCCGTTGCTTGCCGGCGAATATCTGTCGCTTGCTCGGCAATATGACATGTCGGAGCGCATGCTGCGCGAAGCGCTTAACCGGCAGTCGAACGCAACAGCACCGCGCATCGAGCTTGGCTTGATGCTCATGCAGGCAGGCGACATTGACGCGGCCCGTCGTGAGCTTGCGCTGGTCACGCGGATGGACCCGTTCAATCGACGAGCCAACAACACACTGCAACTGGCCGAGGAACTGTTGCAGTATGAAACGATCGAAACGGATCATTTCATCATCCGCTACAAGCAGGGCATTGACGAAGTGCTCGCCCGCGATATGCCCGAGCGACTCGAACAGATTCACGAAGAGTTGGTCGCCCTCTACGGCCACGCGCCAGATCGCAAAACACAAATCGACATCATGCCCGACGAACAATGGTTCGGCGTACGCATCACCGGCATGCCGGAAATCTGGACGATCGGCGCTGCGACCGGGCCGGTGATCTCGATCACGCCGCCTCGCGAGGGCGCGAGACAACGCGGGACGTTCGACTGGCCAAATGTCTTACGGCATGAGTACGTGCACACGCTCAACCTGTCGCAGACGAACAACCGTGTGCCGCACTGGTTCACTGAAGCGTGTGCCGTGGCGGAAGAGTACGTGGAGCGCAACTACTCGACGGCCCAACTGCTCGCGTGGGCGCTGCACGAAGACGAGCTGTTCACGTTGGAGACGATCAACTGGGGTTTCGTGAGGCCGCGTACGCCGCGCGATCGCCCGTTGGCGTATGCACAGGCGCATTGGATGCATGAGTTCATTGTGCACCGGTTCGGCCATGACGCGATCGTCGACATGCTCAACCTGCATGCCAAGGGCGTGGAAGATGTGCCAGCCATCGAACAGGTGACCGGCCTGGATGGCGATGGGTTCATGAGCGCGTTTCGCCAGTGGGCGCACGATCAGGTTCGGCAGTGGGGCCTTGCACAACACGACACCAGTGAGCGGTTGCGCGACATTCTCGCCGGCCGCAGTGAACCCGAGAGCTCCGATGAACTGTCGGAACTGCTGGACGAACACCCGCGTCATCCGGAGCTGCTGCTGATGCTCGCGCATCGCGCGATTGATTCGGGCGACCCGGCGGCGGCGCGGCGGGCGGTGATGCGTTACGCCGACGCTCGGCCGGTCGACCCGTGGTCGTACCGCATGCTGGTGGAACTGTCGCTCGAACTCGGCCGGGATGACGAAGCCGTCGCCGCGCTGACATACCTCGATCAGCAGGAGCTTCAGCACGGCCGATGGGCGCATCAGCTTGCACAGATTCATCGGCGGATGGGCAACCTTGACACGGCAGGGCGGTCCGCCGAGCGTGCACTGCAACGCGAACCCTACAACGGCACGTATCGCGAACTGGCGGCCACCATTCACATGCAGCGCGGCGATATGCAGCAGGCGCTGCACCACCTGCAAGGCCTTGCCCTGCTCGAACCCACGCGAGCGACGCATCAGGTTCGCCTCGCGGCGCTCTACGCGCGCGTGGGCGATGGCGAGGCGTCGCGTCGCGCTGCGGAAAAGGCACGCGAGATCGACCCCGCCTCGCCGGTGGACCGCTTTCTTGAATCAGACGATTGA
- a CDS encoding host-nuclease inhibitor Gam family protein has product MQPNNDPHHDESDSQKFEEAEAYGLPEQFEVRDDDSANWVLRKIVEARQYAQRVTTWAEQEKKRAEHQEAFFWNRFGMQLRRWTQRQIAERGGKRKSLDLPAGRVGFRAGKEKLVVCDETAAIAWADTHCPQAIQAKPRLLISELQQHLNDTGEVPEGVTVQPAGESFYVK; this is encoded by the coding sequence ATGCAACCCAATAACGATCCACATCATGACGAGTCCGATTCACAGAAGTTCGAGGAAGCAGAGGCGTATGGCCTGCCCGAGCAATTCGAGGTGCGTGACGACGACTCGGCGAACTGGGTCCTGCGCAAGATCGTGGAGGCGCGGCAGTATGCGCAGCGCGTAACGACGTGGGCGGAGCAGGAAAAAAAACGCGCCGAGCATCAGGAGGCGTTCTTCTGGAACCGCTTCGGCATGCAACTCCGGCGCTGGACGCAGCGGCAGATCGCTGAGCGCGGCGGCAAGCGCAAGAGTCTGGACCTGCCCGCCGGCCGGGTCGGGTTCCGAGCCGGCAAGGAGAAGCTCGTCGTCTGTGACGAAACAGCGGCGATCGCGTGGGCGGACACGCACTGCCCACAGGCCATCCAAGCGAAGCCTCGCCTGCTGATCAGCGAACTCCAACAGCACCTGAACGACACCGGCGAAGTGCCCGAGGGCGTCACCGTGCAGCCGGCCGGGGAAAGTTTCTACGTCAAGTAA
- a CDS encoding DUF2062 domain-containing protein — MSPTTDETCFRPVAVTPTYNNAGTLIDVLSRIENQGVPIVVVNDGSTDATAERLAAWTSEPRAVAVEVVTHPQNRGKSAALQTGFARARELGYTHALSIDTDGQLDPEEMPDLLEVARREPRALVVGYRDASTHNGPARSMLGRRMSNLGIRLACGAKLEDSQCGMRVYPLALVEGVSCRGQHFVFETEIITRAAWAGCPIEQVPVTSRYFPPNVRVSHFRPVMDTMLCLRLHARLLARSLMPWPHRQLWQDASAADDGERPAWWRRALRWLDPRRLWHELRRDSVSRWSFATGLSLGTLIANLPIYGFQTLLSLYLAKRLHLHPLPVVTGSHLSMPPMGPVLVVAAIFVGHLLLEGRWPTGIEIEGRASELVSLPGRVLLAWLVGSVLVGVACMAVTFVGCLALLRLLPMEERPAKGGGDGGEAGVG; from the coding sequence ATGTCACCGACCACTGACGAAACCTGCTTTCGGCCTGTCGCGGTCACGCCGACGTATAACAACGCCGGCACGTTGATCGATGTGCTGTCGCGCATCGAAAACCAGGGTGTGCCGATCGTCGTGGTGAATGACGGCTCGACGGACGCCACTGCCGAGCGGCTTGCTGCATGGACGAGCGAGCCACGCGCGGTCGCGGTGGAGGTGGTGACGCATCCGCAGAATCGCGGCAAGTCGGCGGCGCTGCAGACCGGCTTCGCCCGCGCCCGCGAGCTGGGTTATACGCATGCGCTGAGTATCGACACGGACGGCCAACTCGATCCGGAGGAGATGCCCGACCTGCTGGAAGTGGCCCGGCGCGAGCCGAGGGCGCTGGTGGTGGGCTATCGCGATGCGTCGACGCACAACGGCCCGGCGCGAAGCATGCTCGGCAGGCGAATGAGCAACCTGGGCATACGGCTGGCGTGCGGGGCGAAGCTGGAAGACAGCCAGTGCGGGATGCGGGTGTATCCGCTGGCCCTGGTGGAGGGCGTGTCGTGTCGAGGGCAGCATTTCGTATTTGAGACGGAGATCATCACGCGTGCGGCGTGGGCGGGGTGTCCGATCGAACAGGTGCCGGTGACGAGCCGATACTTTCCGCCAAACGTGCGGGTGAGCCACTTTCGACCGGTGATGGACACGATGCTTTGCCTGCGGCTGCACGCGAGGCTGTTGGCACGCAGTTTGATGCCGTGGCCGCACCGTCAACTGTGGCAGGATGCGTCGGCGGCGGATGATGGCGAACGGCCTGCGTGGTGGCGGCGGGCGCTGCGGTGGCTGGACCCGCGTCGGCTGTGGCATGAACTGCGGCGAGACTCGGTGAGCCGATGGTCGTTCGCGACGGGGTTGTCGCTGGGGACGCTGATTGCGAATCTGCCGATCTATGGCTTTCAGACGCTGTTGAGCCTGTACCTGGCGAAGCGGCTGCATCTGCATCCGCTGCCGGTGGTGACGGGGTCGCATCTGTCGATGCCGCCGATGGGTCCGGTGCTGGTGGTGGCGGCGATCTTCGTGGGGCATCTGCTCTTGGAAGGCCGTTGGCCGACGGGGATTGAAATTGAAGGCCGAGCGAGCGAGCTGGTGAGCCTGCCGGGGCGGGTGCTGCTGGCGTGGCTGGTGGGGTCGGTGCTGGTGGGCGTGGCGTGCATGGCGGTGACGTTTGTCGGATGTCTGGCACTGCTGCGGTTGCTGCCGATGGAAGAGAGGCCCGCGAAAGGCGGGGGCGATGGTGGCGAGGCGGGGGTTGGGTGA
- a CDS encoding tyrosine-type recombinase/integrase gives MKLANRHACEGTVPRITIGQRVYRRADGSRYVSNTWTAQWSYEGKHHYEALQTRRKDAALRKAFSICERIRAGEVKPKKYALTIAEMREKYLDLKRGEGRAPKTVQKYEAGLLSLVAWSTTVGRRSATSFTADDFWRYNRWLADNGASEKTRYDRLILIKQAFKWAHKQKLLAENPLVGVSLSEPTPTEQPCFTPDQVSTLLREADPHEAAIYATMAYLGLRIGEVRELRWSDILFDAGEHGVVVVRRGGSGGTTKNRGVRRIPLNPALKPYLDTVERKFERVFTARPSPKHPAGGSPISERRLLLSLKRLCKRCGFNNPNQYKLHTFRHVFASMCARSNIAYKYALTWLGHSDSKILDIYYTMFDDVAGEAMQTIVYPTQPPSKPPSEGK, from the coding sequence ATGAAGCTGGCCAATCGTCACGCTTGTGAAGGGACGGTGCCGCGCATCACCATCGGTCAGCGGGTGTACCGCCGCGCCGATGGCAGTCGATACGTGAGCAACACGTGGACCGCCCAGTGGTCGTACGAAGGCAAGCATCATTATGAAGCGCTCCAGACACGTCGGAAAGATGCGGCGCTGCGGAAAGCATTTTCGATCTGCGAGCGGATTCGGGCTGGCGAGGTGAAACCGAAGAAGTACGCGCTCACCATCGCAGAGATGCGAGAGAAGTACCTCGACCTCAAGCGAGGGGAAGGCCGAGCGCCCAAGACGGTTCAAAAGTATGAAGCCGGGCTGCTGTCGCTGGTGGCGTGGTCGACCACGGTCGGCCGGCGATCGGCCACCAGCTTCACCGCCGACGATTTCTGGCGCTACAACCGTTGGCTGGCGGACAACGGCGCCAGCGAGAAGACGCGATACGACCGGCTCATCCTGATCAAGCAAGCGTTCAAGTGGGCGCACAAGCAAAAGTTGCTGGCTGAGAACCCGCTGGTCGGCGTCAGCCTCAGCGAACCTACCCCGACCGAGCAGCCGTGCTTCACGCCCGATCAGGTGTCCACGTTGCTGCGGGAAGCGGACCCGCATGAGGCGGCGATTTACGCCACCATGGCCTACCTCGGCCTGCGCATCGGCGAGGTACGTGAACTCCGCTGGTCCGACATCCTCTTCGACGCCGGCGAGCATGGCGTGGTGGTGGTTCGGCGCGGCGGCTCAGGTGGCACGACAAAGAACCGAGGTGTGCGCCGCATCCCGCTCAACCCGGCCCTCAAGCCTTACCTGGACACCGTTGAGCGCAAGTTCGAGCGGGTCTTCACGGCTCGCCCTTCACCCAAGCATCCAGCCGGCGGCAGCCCGATCAGCGAACGACGGCTGTTGCTGTCACTCAAGCGGCTGTGCAAACGATGCGGGTTCAACAATCCGAACCAATACAAACTGCACACCTTTCGCCACGTGTTTGCGTCGATGTGCGCGAGGTCGAACATCGCGTACAAATACGCGCTCACGTGGCTGGGCCATTCGGACTCCAAGATTTTAGACATTTATTACACGATGTTCGATGACGTCGCCGGCGAGGCGATGCAGACCATCGTCTATCCCACACAACCCCCGTCAAAACCGCCATCGGAAGGCAAATGA
- a CDS encoding NAD(P)/FAD-dependent oxidoreductase, whose product MDAKQDYDVLIVGGGPTGSTAALALARKGWRVAILEKATFPRFQIGESFLPAGLDVIQKLGLEERVRQMPHVDKYGVEFAFGDGRDCPYFDFGLVMTDRSKQAFNAARADYDQMLIDAAKEAGATVHQPVTVREIEQLADDAVRLGTDKGTFTGRYVLDASGQATLLGKHLNIRTPLPDDHLQNVAYFGHFENVVRQAGKRQGDPTIVMCDEGWFWIIPLNEQHTSVGVVLRPHIQKQVGVPADQMLQWAIARSPLMRERMANAVGPDRNKVRGDFSYRCDPSAGPGYFLIGDAAMFLDPVFSTGVCVGMRSALCVSEHLDRVLAGKLAPAKARRQCMTGHRKSMKLLVRSIQHYYRHSFREFLMQGQGPLKMHCAFITVVAGYVVPRTPPGVWWRYRLFELCMLIQDRLPLAPRHARFSLLAQPAEAPEPTREPAAV is encoded by the coding sequence ATGGACGCGAAACAGGACTATGACGTGTTGATCGTTGGCGGCGGGCCGACGGGGTCGACGGCGGCGCTGGCGCTGGCACGCAAGGGCTGGCGGGTGGCGATCCTGGAGAAGGCGACGTTTCCGCGCTTTCAGATCGGCGAGTCGTTTCTGCCGGCGGGCCTGGATGTGATCCAGAAGCTGGGCCTGGAAGAGCGGGTGAGGCAGATGCCGCACGTCGACAAGTATGGCGTTGAGTTCGCATTCGGCGACGGTAGAGACTGCCCCTACTTCGACTTCGGGCTGGTAATGACGGACCGTTCGAAGCAGGCGTTCAACGCGGCGCGGGCGGACTACGACCAGATGCTCATTGATGCGGCGAAGGAGGCGGGCGCGACGGTGCACCAGCCAGTAACGGTGCGCGAGATTGAACAGCTTGCAGATGATGCTGTTCGACTCGGGACGGACAAGGGCACGTTCACCGGGCGATACGTGCTGGACGCGAGCGGGCAGGCGACGTTGCTCGGCAAGCATTTGAATATCCGCACGCCGCTGCCGGACGATCATCTCCAGAACGTGGCGTACTTCGGGCATTTTGAGAACGTCGTGCGTCAGGCGGGCAAGCGCCAGGGCGACCCGACCATCGTGATGTGTGACGAAGGCTGGTTCTGGATCATTCCGTTGAACGAGCAACACACGAGCGTGGGCGTGGTGCTTCGGCCACACATCCAGAAGCAGGTTGGCGTGCCGGCGGACCAGATGTTGCAGTGGGCGATTGCGCGCAGTCCGCTGATGCGTGAGCGGATGGCGAACGCGGTCGGGCCGGACCGGAACAAGGTGCGTGGCGACTTCAGCTACCGTTGCGATCCGTCGGCCGGGCCGGGCTATTTTCTCATCGGCGATGCGGCGATGTTTCTCGACCCGGTGTTTTCCACCGGCGTGTGCGTGGGCATGCGGTCGGCGCTGTGCGTGAGCGAGCATCTGGACCGGGTGCTTGCAGGCAAGCTCGCCCCGGCGAAGGCGCGGCGGCAATGCATGACGGGCCATCGCAAGAGCATGAAGCTGCTCGTGCGTTCGATTCAACACTACTACCGGCACAGCTTCCGCGAGTTTCTCATGCAGGGGCAGGGGCCGCTGAAGATGCACTGCGCATTCATCACCGTGGTGGCGGGCTACGTGGTGCCGCGGACACCGCCCGGCGTGTGGTGGCGGTATCGGCTGTTCGAGCTTTGCATGCTCATCCAGGATCGGCTGCCACTCGCGCCGCGACACGCGCGGTTTTCGCTGCTCGCCCAACCCGCCGAAGCACCGGAACCGACGCGCGAGCCGGCGGCGGTATGA